A single genomic interval of Asterias amurensis chromosome 1, ASM3211899v1 harbors:
- the LOC139936940 gene encoding uncharacterized protein isoform X2 — translation MWNPLKSGMDGMSAEKMNEMKLMNLQAEAQMWQQMQQNQQQWMDHQNQQYNNDMMKYQSEYQRWTQQEQRFQQTGQGMQGQQQQQQHMQSMQVEALLALRSRRNDFNDQLQNWERQFKKWKEDHMTHPNKDQFKTYLEQWKSWQTKMENSLQDIQQQIVVKEDEMNSFGIPLPTETLNNRRGRGNEQGQGMGPGVGPGMGQGMGPGMGQGMGPGMGSEMGPGDGMSQSVGPNMGPGIGQGMGPGIGPGMGQGMGPGMGPGMGQGMGPRMGPGMGPGMGPGMGPGMGPGMGPEMGPGMGPGMGPGMGPGMGPGMGPGMGPGMGPGMGPGMGPEMGPGIGPGMGPGMGPGMGPGMGPGMGPGMGPGMGQGIGQGMGPGMGSGMGPGDGMNQRMGPGFGPKNNSDFGPRGSRGNQGQSGRESSGQRDPRMRGREESFQGGSGPIGHDDMGPGATQVYNGPGPRVPGGNRPRDPRKMGSRGPQVSGQRGPNEMEPRFPDGMRGRGPEEMGPRGPDGMGHRGLGGSGPCGPGRMGPDGPVGMGSRGQGGVGSRGPEGMGPRVSGGIGPAGPSGMGPEGAGRMEPDGTGRMGPGISGGMGPRGPGGIGLGGPGGMGPGGPRGMGPGGPRGMGPGGPRGMGPGGPRGMGPGVPRGIGPGDSGGMGPGGLDGMRPGGPVGMGPGGMGPGGPGDMMARGPGSMGPRGSGNMGTQGSGLGGHGVGQFGPGMDQREIGSRDPRRHPVPVAPEAPSSGMGGDLGRGVGDMGSQDQQMMNLQMRGDHAMNKQGAVMQGTNMGGQQIPHGMGPAHMQTSHTGLGTSGSESNEHQGVPTHGRNSQDFPLFGKKDADERKVKEKKRYDEIAPPGVDFFTPPKIGPPPKIVPEVEEAEKDLKTKEESCEEPDKITAWPPGSESDGEKKSAATKKYPSVKKDAPIVIKPKLVSMQAIKKDQSLPVVKENASKLSSLMPKKASEISQDKTNKEEQDQSLGVAQNKVIDVDVDEGQSATTKTDETKSALKKVISAEVKNKYNFLNLGEDSQNTEQSYVKMNRRKDNAVFPLRNRDRYRRRSKSKSKSRSRSTSPDKNKSRKKSRSRSKSKSKNPSRSRDRSRSRNRSRSRNRSRSKNRSRSRNRSRSKNRSRSRNRSPRKNSSRRSRSRSRGRVGGRNRSRDRSLERFRYRGRDQARSYRNERGRDRSPYRGPPKPDNRDRKELPERPERLRGRESNLPKSYRTNSPRKSLSPVPRTSLPRTSLPRTSLPRTEASTSGAPTETTPSTVQELSDLEHDIIRKAAHDLKMIREQQSKLLPAGMGGGPPPSEMSLGDRRSSEPRGPPDTLERDRLLEREIPDRDRDGWPGPDRYKRPGEEPRLHSVERRYRDEEPFPALSNRRGGFGERGGFSERGGRRDLGGYPDDPYHMDPYDDEPYRKRSTASSWEYDERARLERLRNIEERLDMELGIDRRRAYDIDRRDPGRGYADRPPEPDYPRYMDDPRPPAPVREEKKVASFDYGHGQGGSSPPRTRTAPEVERPADSYGDSDMRRPAMNPGHYEGAQARFDERDREMQPPREQFKAGNFDQGPKGFLQEPGPKGFHQEPDRFGGDQERMDMERFDRAEQFNRGRGQEDRRYEREPGNFDTDQRQQDRNPRWRQEGQHERDRDDRDQGRDQGRDRHGEYGKDMGHLGVESRQYNQEDYRSDPFESEESRFMSTSYPTTIQGGYDSPYGGHDGPPPQQPPPALPINIQPPPPPSVLPPPPPKPPVEEPKPETVLIEDLLKNPGRKSRPKKVVIILRGPPGSGKSYVAKLIKDLETKMGGQMPRMLCLDDYFMTEVERMQTDEETGKRLLLKALEYEYEAVMEIAYRTSLLKSFKKTVDDGFFDFIIVDANNDKMQYVVPFRNYSKLKGFEVYVVEMLTDAATCHKRDSHNRGLPDIQKIVRFYEPLPYDYTRLDVRSLLQDDCIEEVEMEDFDEDESEKADDKSDDEEEEEEESKSNYFQVSYRCRT, via the exons ATGAATGAAATGAAGTTGATGAACCTACAGGCCGAAGCACAGATGTGGCAGCAGATGCAGCAGAACCAACAGCAATGGATGGACCATCAGAACCAACAGTACAACAACGACATGATGAAATACCAGTCTGAATACCAACGGTGGACGCAGCAAGAGCAAAGGTTCCAACAGACGGGGCAGGGCATGCAGGgtcagcagcagcaacagcagcacaTGCAGTCAATGCAAGTTGAAGCCTTG TTGGCCTTGAGGAGTAGAAGAAATGACTTCAACGACCAACTTCAAAACTGGGAGAGGCAATTCAAGAAATGGAAAGAAGATCACATGACCCATCCAAATAAAGACCAGTTTAAAACTTATCTGGAACAATGGAAAAGCTGGCAAACCAAAATGGAAAATTCTCTTCAGGATATTCAGCAGCAAATTGTTGTGAAAGAAGACGAAATGAATTCATTTGGAATTCCTCTCCCAACTGAGACATTGAATAACAGAAGAGGCAGAGGAAATGAGCAAGGTCAAGGAATGGGACCAGGAGTGGGACCTGGCATGGGTCAAGGAATGGGCCCAGGGATGGGTCAAGGAATGGGTCCTGGAATGGGTTCGGAAATGGGTCCTGGTGATGGTATGAGTCAAAGCGTAGGTCCTAACATGGGTCCAGGAATAGGTCAAGGAATGGGACCAGGAATAGGACCAGGAATGGGTCAAGGCATGGGTCCAGGAATGGGTCCAGGAATGGGTCAAGGAATGGGTCCAAGAATGGGTCCAGGAATGGGTCCAGGAATGGGTCCAGGCATGGGTCCAGGAATGGGTCCAGGAATGGGTCCAGAAATGGGTCCAGGAATGGGTCCAGGCATGGGTCCAGGAATGGGTCCAGGAATGGGTCCAGGCATGGGTCCAGGAATGGGTCCAGGAATGGGTCCAGGAATGGGTCCAGGAATGGGTCCAGAAATGGGTCCAGGAATAGGTCCAGGAATGGGTCCAGGAATGGGTCCAGGAATGGGTCCAGGAATGGGTCCAGGAATGGGTCCAGGAATGGGTCCAGGAATGGGTCAAGGAATTGGTCAAGGAATGGGTCCAGGAATGGGTTCAGGAATGGGTCCTGGTGATGGTATGAATCAACGAATGGGACCTGGATTTGGACCGAAAAATAACTCAGATTTTGGCCCAAGAGGTTCTAGGGGAAATCAAGGTCAAAGTGGTCGTGAAAGCAGTGGTCAGAGAGATCCAAGAATGAGAGGTCGAGAGGAGTCATTTCAAGGAGGTTCGGGACCAATAGGTCACGATGATATGGGTCCGGGGGCCACACAGGTTTACAATGGACCTGGGCCAAGGGTTCCTGGTGGAAACAGACCAAGAGATCCAAGAAAAATGGGTTCCAGAGGTCCCCAAGTTTCAGGTCAGAGAGGCCCAAATGAAATGGAACCAAGGTTTCCAGATGGAATGAGAGGAAGGGGACCCGAAGAAATGGGGCCAAGGGGTCCTGATGGAATGGGGCATAGGGGTCTTGGTGGATCAGGGCCATGCGGTCCAGGTAGAATGGGTCCTGATGGTCCTGTTGGAATGGGTTCTCGAGGTCAAGGTGGAGTGGGTTCAAGGGGTCCTGAGGGTATGGGACCTAGAGTCTCTGGCGGTATTGGACCCGCAGGTCCTAGTGGAATGGGACCTGAAGGGGCTGGCAGAATGGAACCTGATGGTACTGGCAGAATGGGACCTGGAATTTCTGGTGGAATGGGACCTAGAGGTCCTGGTGGTATTGGACTTGGAGGTCCTGGTGGAATGGGACCCGGAGGCCCTAGGGGAATGGGACCCGGAGGTCCTAGGGGAATGGGACCTGGAGGTCCTAGGGGAATGGGACCTGGAGGTCCTAGGGGAATGGGACCTGGAGTTCCCAGAGGAATCGGACCTGGAGATTCTGGCGGAATGGGACCTGGAGGACTTGATGGAATGAGACCTGGAGGTCCTGTTGGAATGGGACCGGGCGGAATGGGACCTGGAGGACCTGGTGATATGATGGCAAGAGGTCCTGGTAGTATGGGTCCGAGAGGCTCTGGAAACATGGGTACACAAGGAAGTGGTTTAGGTGGTCATGGTGTCGGCCAGTTTGGGCCTGGAATGGATCAGAGGGAAATTGGTTCAAGAGATCCCAGAAGACATCCTGTACCAGTGGCACCCGAAGCACCAAGTTCAGGCATGGGAGGCGATCTAGGACGAGGGGTGGGAGACATGGGCAGTCAAGATCAGCAGATGATGAATTTACAGATGAGGGGTGATCATGCAATGAATAAACAAGGTGCTGTAATGCAAGGCACTAACATGGGGGGACAGCAGATTCCACATGGAATGGGACCTGCACACATGCAAACCAGCCATACTGGTCTTGGTACAAGTGGATCTGAAAGCAATGAACATCAAGGAGTGCCGACACATGGAAGAAATTCCCAAGACTTTCCGCTCTTCGGAAAGAAAGATGCGGACGAAAGAAAAGTCAAGGAGAAGAAAAGATATGATGAGATTGCTCCACCTGGTGTTGATTTTTTCACACCACCAAAGATCGGTCCACCACCAAAGATAGTTCCAGAAGTGGAAGAGGCTGAGAAAGATTTAAAAACCAAGGAGGAAAGTTGTGAAGAGCCGGATAAAATAACAGCTTGGCCACCAGGTTCTGAGTCTGATGGTGAAAAGAAATCTGCTGCAACAAAAAAGTATCCATCTGTCAAAAAGGATGCACCTATTGTCATTAAACCAAAGTTAGTCAGCATGCAAGCCATCAAAAAGGACCAATCTTTGCCTGTCGTTAAAGAAAACGCATCAAAGCTGTCATCACTGATGCCGAAGAAAGCAAGTGAAATTAGTCAAGACAAAACTAACAAAGAGGAACAAGACCAATCCTTGGGTGTTGCGCAAAACAAAGTAATTGATGTAGATGTGGATGAAGGACAGTCAGCGACTACCAAAACAGATGAAACCAAATCTGCTTTGAAGAAAGTAATTAGTGCAGAAGTCAAGAATAAATACAACTTTCTGAATCTTGGAGAGGATTCACAGAATACAGAGCAGTCATATGTGAAGATGAACAGAAGGAAGGATAACGCAGTCTTTCCACTTCGAAATCGTGATCGCTACCGCCGTAGGTCCAAAAGTAAAAGCAAGAGCCGAAGTAGGAGCACAAGTcctgataaaaacaaaagtcgTAAGAAAAGTCGAAGCAGAAGCAAAAGCAAGAGCAAGAACCCTAGTCGTAGCAGGGATCGTAGTAGAAGTAGGAACCGAAGTCGCAGCAGGAACCGAAGTCGCAGCAAAAACAGAAGTCGCAGCAGGAACAGAAGTCGCAGCAAGAACAGAAGTCGGAGCAGGAACAGGAGTCCTAGAAAGAACAGCAGTCGTCGAAGCAGAAGTAGAAGCAGAGGTCGAGTTGGTGGCAGAAATCGAAGTCGAGATCGTAGCTTAGAGCGATTTCGTTATAGAGGCCGAGATCAAGCTCGCTCTTATCGCAATGAGCGTGGTCGAGATAGGAGTCCATATAGAGGTCCACCAAAACCTGACAATCGTGACCGAAAAGAGTTACCCGAAAGACCAGAAAGACTGAGGGGGAGGGAGTCAAATTTACCCAAAAGCTACAGGACCAACTCGCCCCGAAAATCCTTATCGCCAGTACCTCGTACCAGTCTGCCTCGTACCAGTCTGCCTCGTACCAGTCTGCCTCGTACTGAAGCTAGTACTTCGGGAGCTCCTACTGAAACAACACCCTCTACAGTTCAAGAGCTAAGTGACCTAGAGCACGATATCATTCGAAAAGCTGCACATGATCTGAAGATGATTCGAGAGCAGCAGAGTAAACTCCTTCCAGCAGGAATGGGAGGAGGTCCACCACCTTCAGAAATGTCACTG GGTGATCGCCGCTCAAGTGAACCGAGAGGCCCACCAGATACTCTTGAAAGAGATAGACTCTTGGAGCGAGAGATACCGGATCGAGATAGAGACGGCTGGCCCGGTCCGGACAGATACAAACGCCCAGGCGAGGAGCCAAGATTACATTCAGTGGAACGACGTTACAGGGATGAGGAACCCTTCCCAGCATTGTCCAATCGAAGAGGCGGCTTTGGTGAACGGGGCGGCTTCTCGGAACGGGGTGGCAGAAGAGATTTGGGTGGATATCCTGATGATCCCTACCACATGGATCCTTATGACGATGAACCCTATAGGAAAAGATCGACTGCCAGTTCATGGGAGTACGATGAGAGGGCTAGATTGGAACGACTGCGAAACATCGAGGAGAGATTGGACATGGAGCTTGGCATTGACAGACGGAGGGCTTATGATATAGATCg GCGGGACCCTGGGAGAGGATACGCTGACAGACCTCCCGAGCCTGACTACCCCCGCTACATGG ACGACCCAAGACCCCCAGCTCCAGTCAGGGAAGAGAAAAAGGTGGCGAGTTTTGATTATGGTCATGGGCAAGGAGGCAGCAGTCCACCACGTACTCGTACTG CTCCAGAGGTTGAGAGACCTGCTGACAGCTACGGCGACAGTGATATGAGAAGACCCGCTATGAATCCTGGTCATTATGAAGGTGCTCAAGCTAGGTTTGACGAACGGGATCGTGAGATGCAACCACCAAGGGAACAGTTCAAAGCAGGGAACTTCGATCAGGGACCAAAAGGGTTCCTTCAAGAGCCAGGACCAAAGGGGTTCCATCAAGAGCCAGACCGATTCGGCGGAGACCAGGAGAGGATGGACATGGAGCGGTTCGACAGAGCAGAACAGTTTAATCGAGGGCGCGGTCAAGAAGACAGACGATATGAAAGAGAGCCGGGTAACTTTGACACTGACCAGAGACAGCAGGATAGGAATCCGAGATGGAGGCAGGAGGGACAACACGAACGGGATCGAGATGATCGGGATCAGGGTCGGGATCAGGGTCGGGATCGGCATGGAGAGTATGGGAAGGATATGGGACATCTTGGTGTTGAGTCTAGGCAGTACAATCAGGAGGATTACAGAAGCGATCCTTTTGAATCTGAAGAAAG TCGCTTTATGTCCACAAGCTACCCAACAACCATACAAGGTGGTTACGACAGTCCGTATGGCGGACATGACGGACCTCCCCCTCAGCAACCCCCACCGGCGTTACCTATAAATATACAGCCACCTCCACCCCCTTCTGttcttcctcctcctccaccCAAACCTCCTGTAGAGGAACCCAAACCGGAGACTGTCTTGATCGAGGATCTCCTGAAGAATCCAGGACGGAAGAGTCGCCCCAAGAAGGTGGTGATCATCCTCAGAGGGCCGCCTGGTAGTGGGAAGTCGTATGTCGCTAAACTCATCAAG GACCTGGAGACAAAGATGGGTGGTCAGATGCCCCGTATGCTGTGCCTGGATGACTACTTCATGACTGAAGTGGAGAGGATGCAGACTGACGAAGAGACTGGAAAGAGGTTGCTCTTAAAG GCTCTGGAGTATGAGTACGAAGCGGTGATGGAGATTGCGTATCGAACTAGCTTGCTGAAGTCCTTCAAAAAGACGGTAGACGATGGTTTCTTTGACTTCATCATCGTGGATGCCAACAATGACAAGATGCAATATGTTGTACCCTTCAGGAACTACAGCAAACTCAAAGGCTTTGAG GTGTATGTGGTAGAAATGCTAACTGACGCTGCAACCTGCCACAAGAGGGACTCTCACAATCGGGGCCTGCCTGATATCCAAAAG attgtgcGCTTTTATGAGCCTCTACCTTATGACTACACCAGGCTGGATGTTCGCTCACTCCTTCAAGATGATTGCATTGAAGAG GTGGAGATGGAAGACTTTGATGAGGATGAGTCGGAGAAAGCAGACGATAAAAGTGATgacgaggaggaggaggaagaggaaTCG